The Anopheles coluzzii chromosome 2, AcolN3, whole genome shotgun sequence genome window below encodes:
- the LOC120949076 gene encoding uncharacterized protein LOC120949076, which translates to MNVTEESISPAETFDCRNYLPPLKLYYAEYIIPLSLSLTVGCIVWLWVTFVFVKVIKLIRRQTEKGLVMVLIIANTVYFTVVTFNVVALLVPHVAVVCDIVPFVAFCWCILVFFRYLKESVGGDSIIMGLYESKALDPPKVCPCFRFIYDRKRQLRAIRFGILQLPIYNSVVASIQLLIFSYDKDLFFDAFYIILPFIITSIVFYVGSSVSFIKTVAPLYPDNPIFKRFFLLQLVLIITKPQIIILELIYNLSTFECTLAGEPKVYINIIKQLVILLEIAAVTICSYKFYTGQEPAAAGEKTGVNNTGYEA; encoded by the exons ATGAACGTGACGGAAGAATCCATTTCTCCGGCAGAAACATTCGACTGCCGAAACTATTTGCCACCGTTGAAGCTTTACTATGCGG AATACATCATCCCGCTGAGCTTATCGCTAACCGTTGGCTGCATCGTTTGGCTGTGGGTAACGTTCGTGTTTGTAAAAGTAATCAAGCTCATCAGACGCCAAACAGAGAAGGGCCTGGTGATGGTGCTAATCATCGCGAATACGGTTTATTTT ACGGTGGTAACGTTCAACGTGGTGGCGCTCCTGGTGCCGCACGTGGCCGTCGTTTGCGACATTGTACCGTTCGTGGCCTTTTGCTGGTGTATTTTGGTGTTCTTTCGCTACCTGAAGGAGTCGGTGGGCGGCGATTCGATCATTATGGGGCTGTACGAATCGAAAGCGCTCGATCCGCCGAAGGTGTGTCCCTGCTTCCGGTTTATCTACGACAGAAA ACGCCAGCTTCGAGCGATCCGGTTCGGCATTCTGCAGCTGCCCATTTACAACAGCGTCGTGGCTAGTATACAGCTGCTCATTTTCTCCTACGATAAG gatttgttttttgaCGCCTTCTACATCATTCTACCATTCATCATAACGTCGATCGTGTTTTACGTCGGATCGTCGGTATCGTTCATCAAAACGGTCGCCCCACTCTATCCGGACAATCCAATCTTT AAACGATTCTTCCTGCTGCAGTTGGTGCTAATTATTACCAAACCGCAGATCATTATACTGGAGCTCATCTACAATCTGTCCACCTTCGAATGTACCTTGGCCGGCGAGCCGAAAGTGTACATAAATA TTATCAAACAGCTAGTAATTTTGCTCGAAATAGCTGCGGTGACGATCTGCTCGTACAAATTCTACACCGGCCAGGAACCGGCGGCCGCTGGTGAAAAGACTGGAGTGAACAATACCGGCTACGAGGCTTAA
- the LOC120949075 gene encoding organic solute transporter alpha-like protein gives MDTNETMSVDILAEENFTTTGDECTNELPTVQEYLDGLTLPIAIIIAATVLLSIGTFSIFFKNAYHILHRTPKQFKTKSILLLTIYPLITLFGVVSVSVPRAFFLCDTVMHVYFMICAYVFFSLCMQYVDGEDALIKSTDSQTFSLRTPPLCCFVPLFKRAPVTKNRLRFVRMLIMQLPVVQTALFMALNVVFVEDYPNFNRIILYFVPMIVISILLGVWGLNILVRMLAPLYSDLKLMGKYFVLQAVLILCRIQPLIIAAIVSSSISHCAFPNTLQVQKNAIFQLCLCFEMMVLSCWASLLYKSPSIIGPG, from the exons ATGGATACCAACGAAACGATGTCGGTGGACATCCTTGCGGAGGAAAACTTTACCACGACCGGCGACGAATGTACCAATGAGTTGCCCACCGTACAGGAATATCTTGATG GCTTAACACTCCCAATCGCCATAATAATAGCCGCCACCGTGCTGCTGAGCATTGGCACGTTTAGCATCTTCTTCAAGAACGCTTATCACATCCTGCACCGGACGCCGAAACAGTTCAAAACCAAATCCATACTGCTGCTGACCATCTATCCG CTCATCACTCTGTTCGGTGTGGTGTCTGTGTCCGTGCCGCGTGCCTTCTTCCTGTGCGATACCGTGATGCATGTGTACTTCATGATCTGTGCTTACGTTTTCTTCAG CCTGTGCATGCAGTATGTGGACGGGGAAGATGCACTTATTAAATCGACCGATTCGCAAACCTTCTCCCTGCGCACCCCACCGCTGTGCTGCTTCGTGCCGCTGTTCAAACGAGCTCCCGTGACAAA AAATCGGTTACGGTTCGTGCGTATGCTTATAATGCAGCTGCCGGTCGTACAGACTGCTCTCTTTATGGCCCTGAACGTAGTGTTTGTGGAGGATTAT CCCAACTTTAATCGCATCATCCTATACTTTGTGCCCATGATCGTCATCTCTATTCTGCTCGGTGTGTGGGGATTGAACATTCTCGTGCGAATGCTCGCTCCACTCTACTCCGACTTGAAGCTGATG gGCAAATATTTCGTATTGCAGGCGGTGCTTATACTTTGCCGGATACAGCCCCTCATTATAGCGGCCATCGTTAGCAGCAGCATTTCCCACTGTGCCTTTCCCAACACACTGCAGGTGCAGAAAAATG cCATTTTTCAACTTTGCCTGTGCTTTGAAATGATGGTACTATCATGCTGGGCCTCCCTGCTGTACAAATCGCCCTCCATCATTGGACCAGGCTAG
- the LOC120949078 gene encoding protein SYS1 homolog, with the protein MKKLTGTFRNTQWDPYLLVAQIVAMQALLYVSLGTIMYVMDFFAEANHTLDHIFEYHEIHVTDLGGRLVIVAFILNSLVGAGLLWFVVRRTKLCLDFSFTFHFTHLVICWWYNEAFPSTIGWWMLNAVCAALMCVCSEFLCLKTELKEIPVGYTALNNKVDL; encoded by the exons ATGAAGAAGCTCACCGGAACGTTTCGCAACACGCAGTGGGATCCGTACCTGCTGGTCGCCCAGATCGTGGCGATGCAGGCCCTGCTGTACGTTAGCCTCGGGACCATCATGTACGTGATGGACTTTTTCGCCGAGGCGAACCACACACTGGACCACATATTCGAGTATCAC GAAATACACGTAACCGATCTCGGCGGACGATTGGTTATCGTTGCCTTCATACTCAACTCTCTAGTCGGTGCCGGGCTGCTGTGGTTCGTCGTGCGCCGCACGAAGCTGTGCCTGGACTTTAGCTTTACCTTCCACTTTACGCACCTGGTGATATGCTGGTGGTACAACGAGGCTTTCCCGTCGACGATCGGCTGGTGGATGCTGAACGCGGTCTGCGCCGCGCTCATGTGCGTGTGCAGCGAGTTTCTCTGCCTGAAGACGGAGCTGAAGGAGATCCCGGTCGGGTATACCGCGCTCAACAACAAGGTCGATCTGTAG